A region of the Spirochaetota bacterium genome:
AAGAACTTCTTTTAAAATATAATATTCCTGAAGATATTATTAGAATAATACAATCTCATAATGAGATGACTGGTGTAAGAAGAGAATTAAAAATTGATTATGCCTTAGCAGCAGCTGAAACTATAACTGGACTTATTGTAGCAACAGCTTTGGTTTATCCAGATAAAAAGTTAGAATCTGTTTCTGTTGATTCGGTTCTAAAAAGAATGAAGAAAAAAGACTTTGCTAGAAATGTTTCAAGGGAAACAATTATGGAAATTGAAAAAGCTGGACTAAATCTTGAAAAGTTTATAGAAATAGCTTTAAATTCTATGAAGAAAATTTCACTTGAGCTTGGACTTTAACATTTGTTAGGTTATTAAAAAATAATGAAGATTAATGTAATTCAAAATATAGAAACATTTATAGTTGAGTTAAACCATCAAAACAGAAAGTATTTTGCTATTTTTACAAAAAAAGTTGTTGGTAATTTGTCATTTTCAAATACTCTTTATAGTAAAGAAGATACAATAAAAAATATAGATAATTTTACTGAAAAATATAGTTATTATTTTTATGACAAGCAGATAGTTGGGGTTAAACTTGAACATAAGGATAACTTTATTTTTTTTGAAAAGAGGATTAATGAAGATTATTTTGAAGATAAACTAATAAAAGTTAATGAGAAATTCTTTTTCATTAAGTTTGAGCTTGATGCTATTGGAGCTAAAAATAATGATATTATCCCACTCATAACTTTTGCAGATTGTATTCCTGTTGCACTTTTTGATTTAAAAAATGGTATATTTTTTTCCATTCATTGTGGATGGAAAACAACATGTTTAAATATTATTAATAAAATATTAAATTATTTGATAGAAAAATTAGGTTCAAATAGAGATGATATAAAAGTTATTGTTGGTCCTTCTATATTTTACGATTCATATGAATTTGGAGAGGGTGAAATTTCGAATTTTTATGAACAAATTTCTAAAAATATTTCAAAAGAGCAGAAAGAGTTATTAAATTTAAGGGAAAATTTTATAAAAGAAAACTTTATGATAAAAAAAGGGGACAAAAATTATTTTGATTTTAG
Encoded here:
- a CDS encoding laccase domain-containing protein, translating into MKINVIQNIETFIVELNHQNRKYFAIFTKKVVGNLSFSNTLYSKEDTIKNIDNFTEKYSYYFYDKQIVGVKLEHKDNFIFFEKRINEDYFEDKLIKVNEKFFFIKFELDAIGAKNNDIIPLITFADCIPVALFDLKNGIFFSIHCGWKTTCLNIINKILNYLIEKLGSNRDDIKVIVGPSIFYDSYEFGEGEISNFYEQISKNISKEQKELLNLRENFIKENFMIKKGDKNYFDFRGLLFYDIKKENIEIVYSIDKDVFKVKEFSSFRRDKDKFIAQGLFTGVKDIT